AAAAATGGTATCAACACCCTCCATTTCTAGTGCCCTTAACAAAACTTCCGCACCTGTTAATACTTCCCCTTTTCCATAATTTTCTAAGCAATTCCCAATTTTATTCACCTCCATGGTTTTTAAATCATTCATCCCAACATCTACCTCCTACGTATATGCTTATTGTTAGTTAATCTATCAATTGTCCATACATGCGAAATGCAGAATACAGGAGCCAGTAGTCAGAAGCCGGAATATGAGTGTTAAGATCTTAAGGTTTATTCTTTATTCTGTCTTCTGAATTCTGTATTCAATAGTATTATTACTTAATTATCGCACCAGAACTGGCTGAACTAACTAGTCTCTGATATCTGGCCAGATAACCTGTTTTAACTTTAGGTTCCGGTTTTTGCCATTTATTTCTCCGTTTTTCTAATTCTTCATCACTTACCATAATATCTAATTTTCTATTTGGGATATCTATGGATATAATGTCTCCTTCTTCAATGAGGCCAATGGGTCCACCCTCTGCTGCCTCTGGGGATACGTGGCCAATGGATGCTCCCCTGGTAGCACCGGAAAATCTTCCATCTGTAATAAGGGCCACAGTTTCATCAAGCCCCATTCCGGCAACTGCACTAGTTGGAGTGAGCATTTCCCTCATGCCAGGGCCGCCCTTGGGACCCTCATATCGAACTATAATTACATCACCAGACTTTATATTGCCGCCAAGAATTGCCTCCACCGTTTCTTCTTCACTATTAAAGACCCTAGCTGGTCCCTTATGAACAAGCATTTTCTCAGCAACTGCACCCTTTTTAACAACAGCTCCATCAGGTGCCAGGCTTCCCCAGAGTATTGCAATTCCGCCATCAACACTATAGGGGTTATTAACAGGCCTGATTACATCATAGTCTAAAACAATAGCATCCTTTATATTCTCACCAACGGTCTTTCCAGTAGTTGTCATTACATCTAGATTAAGAAGATTAAGCTTGGTTAGTTCTGCTAAAACTGCCTGGATGCCTCCTGCAGCACCTAAGTCTTCCATATGATGACCGCCGGCCGGAGCCAACTTGCACAGTTGGGGGGTTTTTTTACTTATTTCATCGAAAATATTGAAGTCCAACTCAATACCAGCTTCATGGGAGATAGCCGGCAAATGTAAGGCTGTATTTGTTGAGCAGCCCAAAGCCATATCAGCAATAAGGGCATTCATAAAGCCTTCCCTGGTCATTATCTGGGATGGTCTAATATCCTTTTCCAGAAGCTCCATGACCTTGCGGCCGGTTTCCTTGGCAAGTCTTATCCTTGCAGCTTCTACTGCCAGCACTGTACCATTACCAGGGAGAGCCATTCCCAGGGCCTCTGTCAAACAGTTCATTGAATTGGCTGTAAACATTCCTGAACAGGATCCACAGCCTGGACATGCAACATTTTCTGCTTCCGCAAGCTCTTCTTCGGTCATCTTGTTAGCCTTAACTGAACCAACCATTTCAAACATGTTAGAAAGGCTTATTTTCTTTCCTTTAAAATTGCCGGCCATCATTGGGCCTCCGCTGACAAATATGGAAGGAATGTCTAATCGAGCTGCAGCCATGAGCATGCCTGGCACTATCTTGTCACAGTTTGGAATAAATACTAGAGCATCAAAGGGGTGTCCCTTGGCCATAATTTCTATTGAATCTGCAATTATCTCTCTACTTGCCAGTGAATATTTCATTCCCTCGTGGTTCATTGCAATACCATCACAAACACCTATAGTTGGAAACTCCAGGGGTACACCCCCTGCAAGCTGTATTCCTGATTTAACTGCACTGGCAATTTGGTCCAGGTGCATGTGTCCAGGAACTATTTCATTATGGCTATTTACAATACCAATAATAGGTTTTTCCAGTTCCCAATCAGTTAAACCCAAGGCCTTGAATAAAGACCTATGAGGTGCCTTTTCTAAACCCTGCTTCATTGCTGTACTTCTCATTTTTTATCCCCCTTGATATAATGATTTTAATGTGTAAAACTAGCCAGAAGAACCGTCCCCCTGGTTTTTTGGTCTTAAAACAAAAAACCCCTCATCCCACCTACAGGGACGAGAAGTTTATCTTCCCGCGGTACCACCCTAATTGCTGCATCTGCAGCCTCTTATTTCCTGGACACCTGCCAAATAACGGTCGGCTCCGTCTCTGCCTACTAAGAAAAGACCTTTCGACAAAGAACTAAAAAGTGACACTAAATACTGTATAGGCTCCGGCTTTCACCTTAATCCCGGCTCTCTGTTACCCTAGTGACAGATAGATAGCATGTCTTTTGTCATCGCTTTTATATTTATTTATTTGTATCCATAATTATTAAAAATAAGTATATATAAGAAAGTAACAACCTGTCAATAGTAAATATCCTTGTGAAAAAATTAATTTTCTTGGACAGCAGTATAGGCTGGTAATTAGTGAAGAATACTAATATTTACAGAAGTTTTTTTAAAATACAAGTAGTCTTTGGAGGTGAAAAAGTGACTGACCACAATGATTTTAAATTTGCCCATTTAAACCAGCAGCAATTAAAAGAATTATTGAGTGCAGAGGACAATATTAATCAAGAAACTACTGATCCAGTCTATGTTATTGCATATAGAAAAGAATAGTAACCAGTAGCTGCGGAGGCCTCATTAAGAGGCCTTTTCAGCTACTGGTGGATATTTCGTCTGATTAATTTACGTGCTGCATTTATTCCCAGCATATATAAAGAAGCTGTGTCCAGATAATCTGGTGAGATTTGGTCAAAGAGAATATTTGCCTTTGTGGGAAACTCCTCATCACCTTCCCAAAATACAAAGGCCAGGGGGAGCTTGGGGAAAACTGGCATAATAAACCCAACGCTGCCCATTGTAACACGAGTAGCTCCAAAGTGTTTAGCAACAGTCCAGGCTTCTTCAGGATTTTTGCCGAATGCTTCAACAAGGGGCTCCACTCCTTCTTTTAAAAAGGGAGCATAATGATGAGGACCGCCAGGCAGCTCAAGAAAGGTAAGCCAATTATTTCTTAAAGGCAGGCCGCTGCTTTGGGCTAAATATAATAGAATAAGGTATCTATCACTTACATTTATGATTTTCTTTTCTGAATCCAGCCAATGGGCTGTTCCAGATGGATAATGAACCTCAATGGGTAAATTGCAGTATTTTAGGTAAAAGCATGATTTATCCCTGTCAAATTTGGCCCCACTTCCTAAAACCATATCATCTGGGTTGGCAGTTTTAAATATTTCGTGGGCCCTTGTAATAGCTCCTCTGTAATTTCCTGGAATATATTCTTCCATAATGCTTACCCCCTTAAAATATTTTGTTTTGTTTTTAATTTTTCATAGTCTTCAGGGGTATCAATATCCTCCACTACACCTGGATCATGTACATGAATCTTATTAATTATTTCCTCCCGCAAGAATAAATCTCTTGCACCCTGGTCCCCCTGCAGCTGGTTTAGCCAGGAAAAAAACTGCCTGGGAATAATAACTGGGTTTCCCCTTTTATCTTTATAATAAGGTGCAGTTAGAAAGCTAGGTTTTTGTAAAAAACCAGCTATTAGCCTTTTAATAGTCTCTTCCTGAACCATTGGCTGATCTCCTAAAACAAAAAAAGCACCTAATGTTTTTTCCGAAATAACACTTAAGCCTTTTTTCAATGAAGTGGACTGTCCTTCCAGATATCCAGGATGATTTATGAGCTTTACTGGGTAATTCATCAATATTTTCTCCAATTCATGGGATTGCCAGCCAGTAACAATTACTATTTCGAAAAAATCCTGTCCGATAATTTTTTCAATAGTGTGGAGGATAAGCTCCTTGCCATGAAATGGCAGCAGCAGCTTATTATTGCTGCCCATTCTTTTGGATCTTCCAGCAGCCAGTACAATACATGAAAGCTTGCTTCCGTCAGCAATTAACATCCCTTGCACCCTGAGCATGAGCTCTTGGTACAGCTTGAAGATGAACCATTGCTTATACCACCACCAGTTTTTTTATTATATAAAAAGCCTGTAAAAAGCTGCTGACATTGTCCGCCACACTTTTGACATTTAACTTGATCTTTTTCGCTTATGGATACAAATTTTGAAAATTTCTCAGAGCATTCTTGGCATCTATAATCATATGTGGGCATAATATGGTCTTCCTTTCTTAAGTCTATTTATCATTAACCTCTACTTAAAATCACCCTTCATGATATTGCTTTAATTTTAAGGATAGTTTATCCACTTCTAGAAAATCTAACACCCTGTTAATCATTACATTCAATTTTGTTGAAAGGTCGACCTCGTAGGGCTTAACTACCGGAATGCTTTTATCCTCAAAAAATACTCTGATTACCGGACGGTGTGTTAAGCCTTTAATGGCCTTTACAACTGCACCCACCTGACCTGTATCTAACTCAACAAAGCTCCCTATTGGATACATGGCTATGTTGTCAAGGAAGGCTTTGACTACTTGAAAGTCAAAGCTAATATCCACTGCAGCTGCTAACATTTCATAGGCTTCATGGGGCATATACCCTTTCCTGTATACCCTATCAGCAGTTAATGCGTCATATACATCAACTAACCCAACGATTTTGCTTAGTATATGTATTTTATCACCCTTAAGCCCTCTTGGGTAACCGCTTCCATCTATTCTTTCATGATGCTCACGAACCACAGAAGCTGCCAGGCTGCCTACTTTGCCCTTTTCTCGAAGCAGCATGTATCCATCTTCACAGTGCCTTTTAATTGTATTAAACTCTTCTTCCGATAATGCACCTGGCTTGTTTAGAATATCCTTTGGGGTTAATATTTTGCCCAGGTCATGGAGTATAGCCCCTGTCCCCAACTGCACCAAGGAATTATGAGAAAGTTTTAAGGCATTACCTGTTAGTAAAGCTAGAGTACATACATTTACAGAATGTCCATAGGTATAATCATCAAAAGTACGAATATCAGATAATGAAACTAATACATCATTTCGCAAAAGAAGGTTTTCAAGAATTTTTTCAACAACATCAGTAATTTTAGACTCATCAATAACAAGGCATAATCTTTGTGCTTTCTTGGCAATCTCCACCTGGCCAAAGATATTCCTTACCTTCTTGATAGCATCATTTCTTGTTTCATCTGATATAACATCTACTACTTCCACATCTTTAATAAACCCATCATCTATAAATACAGCTGGAATATCCATGAGCTTTAAACGGTTAACAGTATTTTTGGTAAGGAAAGTTCCTGACCGCAAAAGCAGTATACCTTCACTTGAAAATACAGAGCTGCCTATTTTCATTCCTGGCCGTAAATAGTGAACAGGTACCTTGCGCATAACATTTCCTCCAATTTCCTTAACGGGAATACATTTTTCATCTTTCGACATAAATTCCTAAAATCCTTTATTTTAGAAATCTATGGGTAAAATTCCTTGACATGGACTAATTAGTTTTTAATTAATAAAGCCTCAAACCCATAAGGGAATGAGGCTCACATGTATAACAATACTTTATACTGAGACTACACTTTAGACTGAGACTACCTCTTTTACTTCCTTGACTTCCTCTTTTAAAACCCTTTCAATCCCATTTTTTAAAGTTTGATTAGCCATTGGGCACCCTCCACAAGCTCCCTTTAGCTTTACTTTTACAGTACCATCATCTTCAATACTAACTAATTCTACATCTCCACCATCTCTTTGAAGATATGGACGAACTTTATTTAAAGCAGCTTCAACTTTTTCTTTCATATGTTTATCACTCCTTAGAAAAATTTACTAACATTATACCACAGTATGTAATTTATATGTGCAGTAAATCTTAGAAAACTAACTTTCTTCATACTTTCTATATATTTTTAGATCTTCGGGAGTATTGATGTTGAAAAAGGTTTTTGCAGCCTTTTCATCGCCTAGAAGTTGACTCCAGTCCGGATATAATATCTTCACACATGGGTAAAAGGAGATTATTTTATAGTGCTCTTCATCAAGACATTTCTCTATATATGGAATACAGTTCTTTGAGTAAACTGCAAACAAAGGCTGTAAGTATTCTCCCTTTTTTGGTACCACACCATCATAGCCATTTGCCATCTCACATAGTTTTCGGGCTGCTGCACCGTCTATAAATGGCATGTCACAAGCGGTTACAAAGGAATACTCATTACTCGCATGGGTCAACCCCGAATGAATTCCTCCTAGCGGTCCCTTATTAATAATAATATCAGGATACTTTTTATATGGTAAAAATTCATAGGTTTGGATAGTATTAGTTATAATAATAACCTCGTTAAAGTATTTTGCTAGCTGCCCGGCAATTGTTTCAATGAAGGTTTTATCCCCTGCTGGCAGTAAAGCCTTGTTCATTTTCATTCTAGAGCTTTTTCCTCCGGCCAAAATCACTGCAGAAAACTTCATTTTAACCTCCATCTGCTCTAACATCCTCAAATTATTATATGTTTGGCAGCTATCACAGTATTATCCCCTAACCTTTCAACTGCCTGGTTAATTACATTAAATAATTCACTAACATTCCCGGGCCAGGAATGGGCCTTTAATTTAATCCAAGCCTCTTCTGATACATCAAAAGTCAATGATTTTTTTTTGCCAACCAGTGTTTCTAATCTATGGGCCAACAGGCATTCTATGTCCTGGATTCTTTCCTGTAAGGGGGCTATAAAAATATGATGTCCTGACAGCCTGTAGTATAAATCCTCATCAAAAAGCTTTTGATTAACCATTTTCTCTAAATTTTCTGTGGAAGAAGAAAAGATTCTAAATTCTCTTTCTTTTGTTTTCCCATAAACATCTACAAAGGTTTTTTGTCTGCAGGCCTTCAAAAGTGCCAACTGCATTTTTTTAGGCAGGTAATTTATATTCTTGATAAAAAGAACACCATGCTGTGCAAGCTGTAAGGAATTTAGAAATAAACGGCCGTTAGTGCTGTTTTTCATACAATCAAATTGCACAAAGGGACCCTTGGAGTTTTCAAAATGTATGGCACGGGCTAAAGTTTCCTTGCCAACTCCCTGTCCTCCGGTAAGATGCAGGTTAGCTGAGCCTTCAGCAGCCCTTTTTGCAGACTTAATCACGTCTTTCCACTTTTTACTTTCCCCTTTTAAATCCATAAAGGATGTTTTGGCTGTCAATCTCAAAACTGAACTGCCTAAACGCCACATTTTTTTATATTCCCAGATTTCAAGCTGATCCTCTATTCTACGGGCCAGCATATACACTAAATGATTATACCCGGGTTGCTTATCAGCTATATCTCCCATTAAGGCAATAATTCCCTTTAGTTCTCCTTGTTTAGTAAATATGGGAGCTGCTTCACCAAAAAGCCTATGCCATAAGCTGTTATAATGCTCCGCCCCCCAGACGGAAACAGGCTTTTTTTCTAATGAAGCCAAACCAATACAATTGGTTCCTGCAATACCCTCTGCAAGACACTGCCCCGGTTTAAAGCCCTTTAAAATATCACTTCCGTCTCTGGTATAGGTCACTTGCAGAATATTTCCTTCAGGGTCCGATAATAGAATTGCCATGTCTCTATTATACAATGCTTCAGTCAGTGCTAAAATACTAGTTTCTGAAGCTTCCAATGAGTCTGCATGGGCTTTTTTTAGATTCTTTAATCCATGGTCCTTGACAATGTGCAGTTTATCTGGCCCTTGACAGCGGCTTATCTGGTTGTTTTTAGAACGAATCCAGGATCGTAGGATTACAGGAGAAATACCTCCATATAATTCTCCCTTGTCTACAAATCTTTGCCATGCTCTGGTAATGATATCCAAATCCTTGTGTGCTTTCACATCTTCCATCTCCTATCAGTCATGAACATCTATTTTTTGTTACATTTTGGACACCTTGGACCAATACAAAATATTGTTTCTTATAACCGGTTCTACTATATCCTTGTCCAAAAGTGAAGCTAAATAGGCATTTACAGTAACAATTATTAAATGGTAAACAAGATATGTTCTACATTCCACCTTAACATACTCCAAGGCAGCCTTAACCAGTTCTTCTGAGGTTTTAAGACCCTTATCCAGGTTTTTTTCAAGGACATTATAAATTTCCTCTATTCGATTAATGTTGAAATCAATTATCTGTCTTGCATTTTGTGAAGTAGAGTATATACCTTGGTGGGAGTTTATCTGATAATAGCAATCATATTTGTCTTTTAACATAGCTAATGTTTCTATTAAAGCATCTACATCCACTAGAAATGGTACAGGATGCTTGTCTAAGACGTTTTTACAGAAGTATGCATCACCAACAAAAAAGACGTCATTTTTTATAATGCCTATCATTCCCAGGGTATGTCCTGGTAAAGGTACAATTTCAAGCCCCCAGGTATTTATAAAATCTTTATTACAAAAAATATCTTCTCCTGGGCTGGATGGTGCCATATAAAATTTATTCTTTAATATTTGGGGAGGATTTACGCCACAAAAAAGACTAAAAGGCTCAAGCATGGGTGATTTTAAAAAGTTTATTTCCCAGGCTGATGAATAAACTGGTGCATTAGTAAGCTTTACCAGCCTTTGATTACCTCCAAAGTGATCTGCAT
The window above is part of the Desulfitibacter alkalitolerans DSM 16504 genome. Proteins encoded here:
- the ilvD gene encoding dihydroxy-acid dehydratase, which codes for MRSTAMKQGLEKAPHRSLFKALGLTDWELEKPIIGIVNSHNEIVPGHMHLDQIASAVKSGIQLAGGVPLEFPTIGVCDGIAMNHEGMKYSLASREIIADSIEIMAKGHPFDALVFIPNCDKIVPGMLMAAARLDIPSIFVSGGPMMAGNFKGKKISLSNMFEMVGSVKANKMTEEELAEAENVACPGCGSCSGMFTANSMNCLTEALGMALPGNGTVLAVEAARIRLAKETGRKVMELLEKDIRPSQIMTREGFMNALIADMALGCSTNTALHLPAISHEAGIELDFNIFDEISKKTPQLCKLAPAGGHHMEDLGAAGGIQAVLAELTKLNLLNLDVMTTTGKTVGENIKDAIVLDYDVIRPVNNPYSVDGGIAILWGSLAPDGAVVKKGAVAEKMLVHKGPARVFNSEEETVEAILGGNIKSGDVIIVRYEGPKGGPGMREMLTPTSAVAGMGLDETVALITDGRFSGATRGASIGHVSPEAAEGGPIGLIEEGDIISIDIPNRKLDIMVSDEELEKRRNKWQKPEPKVKTGYLARYQRLVSSASSGAIIK
- a CDS encoding DUF3786 domain-containing protein, translated to MEEYIPGNYRGAITRAHEIFKTANPDDMVLGSGAKFDRDKSCFYLKYCNLPIEVHYPSGTAHWLDSEKKIINVSDRYLILLYLAQSSGLPLRNNWLTFLELPGGPHHYAPFLKEGVEPLVEAFGKNPEEAWTVAKHFGATRVTMGSVGFIMPVFPKLPLAFVFWEGDEEFPTKANILFDQISPDYLDTASLYMLGINAARKLIRRNIHQ
- a CDS encoding nucleotidyltransferase family protein, with the translated sequence MLIADGSKLSCIVLAAGRSKRMGSNNKLLLPFHGKELILHTIEKIIGQDFFEIVIVTGWQSHELEKILMNYPVKLINHPGYLEGQSTSLKKGLSVISEKTLGAFFVLGDQPMVQEETIKRLIAGFLQKPSFLTAPYYKDKRGNPVIIPRQFFSWLNQLQGDQGARDLFLREEIINKIHVHDPGVVEDIDTPEDYEKLKTKQNILRG
- a CDS encoding FmdB family zinc ribbon protein, with amino-acid sequence MPTYDYRCQECSEKFSKFVSISEKDQVKCQKCGGQCQQLFTGFLYNKKTGGGISNGSSSSCTKSSCSGCKGC
- a CDS encoding HD-GYP domain-containing protein; this encodes MSKDEKCIPVKEIGGNVMRKVPVHYLRPGMKIGSSVFSSEGILLLRSGTFLTKNTVNRLKLMDIPAVFIDDGFIKDVEVVDVISDETRNDAIKKVRNIFGQVEIAKKAQRLCLVIDESKITDVVEKILENLLLRNDVLVSLSDIRTFDDYTYGHSVNVCTLALLTGNALKLSHNSLVQLGTGAILHDLGKILTPKDILNKPGALSEEEFNTIKRHCEDGYMLLREKGKVGSLAASVVREHHERIDGSGYPRGLKGDKIHILSKIVGLVDVYDALTADRVYRKGYMPHEAYEMLAAAVDISFDFQVVKAFLDNIAMYPIGSFVELDTGQVGAVVKAIKGLTHRPVIRVFFEDKSIPVVKPYEVDLSTKLNVMINRVLDFLEVDKLSLKLKQYHEG
- a CDS encoding NifU family protein, whose protein sequence is MKEKVEAALNKVRPYLQRDGGDVELVSIEDDGTVKVKLKGACGGCPMANQTLKNGIERVLKEEVKEVKEVVSV
- the mobA gene encoding molybdenum cofactor guanylyltransferase — its product is MEVKMKFSAVILAGGKSSRMKMNKALLPAGDKTFIETIAGQLAKYFNEVIIITNTIQTYEFLPYKKYPDIIINKGPLGGIHSGLTHASNEYSFVTACDMPFIDGAAARKLCEMANGYDGVVPKKGEYLQPLFAVYSKNCIPYIEKCLDEEHYKIISFYPCVKILYPDWSQLLGDEKAAKTFFNINTPEDLKIYRKYEES
- a CDS encoding sigma-54-dependent Fis family transcriptional regulator — translated: MKAHKDLDIITRAWQRFVDKGELYGGISPVILRSWIRSKNNQISRCQGPDKLHIVKDHGLKNLKKAHADSLEASETSILALTEALYNRDMAILLSDPEGNILQVTYTRDGSDILKGFKPGQCLAEGIAGTNCIGLASLEKKPVSVWGAEHYNSLWHRLFGEAAPIFTKQGELKGIIALMGDIADKQPGYNHLVYMLARRIEDQLEIWEYKKMWRLGSSVLRLTAKTSFMDLKGESKKWKDVIKSAKRAAEGSANLHLTGGQGVGKETLARAIHFENSKGPFVQFDCMKNSTNGRLFLNSLQLAQHGVLFIKNINYLPKKMQLALLKACRQKTFVDVYGKTKEREFRIFSSSTENLEKMVNQKLFDEDLYYRLSGHHIFIAPLQERIQDIECLLAHRLETLVGKKKSLTFDVSEEAWIKLKAHSWPGNVSELFNVINQAVERLGDNTVIAAKHIII
- a CDS encoding MBL fold metallo-hydrolase, whose amino-acid sequence is MHLKQINENVFVIQSRTINLGLIVQDKECIVIDTGLDKTSGQMVYNLINEMGLQLQAIINTHGHADHFGGNQRLVKLTNAPVYSSAWEINFLKSPMLEPFSLFCGVNPPQILKNKFYMAPSSPGEDIFCNKDFINTWGLEIVPLPGHTLGMIGIIKNDVFFVGDAYFCKNVLDKHPVPFLVDVDALIETLAMLKDKYDCYYQINSHQGIYSTSQNARQIIDFNINRIEEIYNVLEKNLDKGLKTSEELVKAALEYVKVECRTYLVYHLIIVTVNAYLASLLDKDIVEPVIRNNILYWSKVSKM